The following proteins are co-located in the Polymorphospora rubra genome:
- a CDS encoding DUF1156 domain-containing protein has translation MTRGGSNGYQRKLIDVTLPLTQISYASIAYKERKVGTIKNLHKWFAPMPTPALRALIFASLVDDPGPGSQREELVELVKQLVPINGMAPPDEVLVKARLLIEKSNPELPTVLDPFAGGGSTIVEALRLGLPGISSDLNPVAVVATRTLGELLPPIAHASSISQRQRQKRTHDVPYDGFADDVRHYGDLVQSAVRQRLGDYYPVPVSGEPVAWLWARTVPCANPMCPVHVPLYGSPWLSKQRGREVTIELAVRGGEVHFEIRQGKNSLAKSTKGAGRAQFNCPRCSTPIGERELRQAGRDGKLGLQLMALCVDTKQGRTFLAADEVPRSDLAIDVPDDLDEITLGANTKNFSHPLYGLDYQTDLYTPRQLAVLTAFADEVSATYDRIVDDGGSASYARAVVTVLGICVSKMAQANSTLVRWRTRVGPSKPEPAFGSQAMPMLWDFAEAYPFGNSVGSWSAQINSVTSVFRSLPSDATPGRVVQVDARRAGDLVQPGTALIVTDPPYFGQINYADLSDYFYLWLRRALRLVHPDLFGTIATPKSIELVANPARHAGSKDAAQRYFVDGFTEVFRSLQKASRPDLPIVVAYAAKQDDADAGGAVSSAWVSMLRAVLASGLAVVGTMPIESTMSTRQVSQGANALASYIILVCRPRQAEDVADKGTFLSRLQKELPEAVEALRKGGVSPLDMGQAAMGPGMKIFSEYKEVLLPDGRPMEVRDALIEIDKAATAVIDGEEAEYDAATRFCLRWFRQFGFDRGAYGDADVVLRQTGTAIRDLVGAGIVSNAPAGSVSLLGVDELPADYDPLDDGRISHWEVAMHLAKVFDDRGIDGAARLVAAVRSRSDDAISIDRANRLVHRIFKIADRRFQKTATLFNQLGTAWPDIIATAQNMGAIATYARPDADDLFSIWETDNE, from the coding sequence ATGACGCGAGGGGGCAGCAACGGCTACCAGCGCAAGCTAATCGACGTAACGCTTCCGCTGACGCAAATCAGCTATGCCAGCATCGCGTACAAAGAGCGCAAGGTCGGCACGATCAAGAACCTGCACAAGTGGTTCGCTCCGATGCCGACGCCTGCCCTCCGTGCGCTGATCTTCGCCTCGCTGGTCGATGATCCTGGACCAGGAAGCCAGCGTGAGGAACTCGTTGAGCTCGTCAAGCAGCTGGTGCCGATCAACGGCATGGCGCCGCCTGATGAGGTTCTCGTCAAGGCCAGACTGCTGATCGAGAAGTCGAACCCCGAGCTTCCCACTGTCCTGGACCCGTTTGCCGGCGGAGGCTCTACCATCGTCGAGGCGCTGAGACTGGGGCTGCCAGGGATAAGTTCCGACCTCAATCCCGTGGCCGTGGTTGCGACTCGAACCCTGGGCGAACTGCTGCCGCCAATTGCCCATGCGTCATCCATCTCTCAGCGGCAACGCCAGAAGCGCACCCATGACGTCCCTTACGACGGATTCGCCGACGACGTGCGGCACTACGGAGATCTCGTTCAGAGTGCGGTGCGGCAGCGGCTCGGCGACTACTACCCCGTACCAGTTTCTGGCGAGCCGGTGGCCTGGCTGTGGGCGCGCACCGTGCCCTGCGCCAACCCGATGTGTCCGGTCCATGTACCTCTTTACGGCTCGCCCTGGCTAAGCAAACAGCGTGGTCGCGAGGTAACGATTGAGCTTGCCGTGCGTGGCGGTGAGGTGCATTTCGAAATCCGCCAAGGCAAGAATAGCCTTGCGAAGTCAACGAAAGGAGCCGGACGAGCTCAGTTCAACTGCCCCCGCTGCTCAACGCCGATCGGCGAGCGGGAACTCCGACAGGCCGGCAGAGACGGAAAGCTGGGGCTACAGCTTATGGCTCTGTGCGTGGATACCAAGCAGGGTCGGACCTTCTTGGCCGCCGATGAGGTGCCGCGCTCTGATCTCGCCATCGACGTTCCTGACGATCTCGACGAGATCACGCTTGGGGCTAACACCAAGAACTTTAGCCACCCTCTCTACGGGCTGGACTACCAGACCGACCTTTACACTCCCCGTCAACTAGCAGTGCTGACCGCATTCGCCGACGAAGTGTCGGCTACCTATGACCGAATAGTCGACGACGGTGGAAGCGCCAGCTACGCGCGGGCAGTGGTGACAGTTCTCGGGATCTGTGTAAGCAAGATGGCCCAAGCCAACTCTACGTTGGTTCGCTGGCGGACCCGAGTCGGCCCGTCAAAGCCTGAGCCCGCCTTTGGCTCCCAAGCAATGCCCATGCTTTGGGACTTTGCTGAGGCATACCCTTTCGGCAACTCCGTCGGGAGTTGGTCAGCGCAGATCAACTCGGTAACTTCCGTTTTCCGGTCGCTGCCATCGGACGCTACACCTGGCCGGGTCGTCCAGGTCGACGCTCGCCGCGCGGGTGACCTTGTCCAGCCGGGAACGGCGCTGATCGTTACGGATCCTCCGTACTTCGGACAGATCAACTACGCCGACCTCAGTGACTATTTCTACTTGTGGCTCCGCCGCGCCCTTCGTCTCGTGCATCCAGACCTGTTCGGCACCATCGCCACCCCCAAGTCGATCGAGTTGGTCGCAAACCCTGCTCGACATGCCGGCAGCAAGGATGCGGCGCAGCGGTATTTCGTCGACGGGTTCACTGAGGTGTTCAGATCGCTTCAGAAGGCATCGAGGCCTGATCTGCCCATCGTGGTGGCCTATGCGGCTAAGCAGGACGACGCCGACGCTGGCGGAGCCGTGTCCTCGGCCTGGGTCTCCATGCTCCGAGCGGTGCTCGCATCGGGCCTGGCGGTCGTCGGTACGATGCCGATCGAATCGACGATGAGCACGCGACAGGTAAGTCAAGGCGCGAACGCTCTCGCTTCCTACATCATCCTCGTGTGCCGGCCTCGGCAGGCCGAGGATGTCGCTGACAAGGGCACGTTCCTCTCTCGCCTCCAGAAGGAACTTCCGGAGGCCGTCGAAGCGCTCCGCAAGGGTGGAGTGTCGCCGCTCGACATGGGGCAAGCGGCGATGGGGCCTGGCATGAAAATCTTCTCTGAGTACAAGGAGGTCTTGCTGCCGGACGGCAGGCCGATGGAGGTCCGTGACGCCCTGATCGAGATCGACAAGGCGGCTACCGCCGTAATCGACGGTGAAGAGGCAGAGTACGACGCTGCCACAAGATTCTGTCTGCGGTGGTTCCGGCAGTTCGGCTTCGATCGTGGAGCGTACGGTGACGCCGACGTGGTGCTCCGCCAGACTGGCACGGCCATCCGCGATCTTGTGGGAGCGGGAATTGTGAGCAACGCGCCCGCAGGGTCTGTCAGCCTTCTCGGCGTCGATGAACTCCCGGCCGATTACGACCCACTTGACGATGGTCGGATCTCCCACTGGGAAGTGGCAATGCACCTCGCTAAGGTCTTCGACGATCGAGGAATTGACGGTGCGGCTCGCCTTGTCGCGGCGGTGCGTTCCCGCAGCGACGATGCTATCAGCATCGACCGAGCAAACCGCCTGGTCCACCGCATATTCAAGATTGCAGATCGGCGCTTCCAGAAAACGGCCACGCTGTTTAACCAACTTGGCACGGCGTGGCCCGACATCATCGCGACTGCCCAGAACATGGGTGCCATTGCGACCTATGCGCGTCCGGATGCCGACGACCTCTTCTCGATTTGGGAGACCGACAACGAGTAG